From Bicyclus anynana chromosome 11, ilBicAnyn1.1, whole genome shotgun sequence:
taacaaaaactagcaatgtaaatttaatttgcaaaatgcgcgcgatcagctgttttccaagaggtcaaataggcaggtcacgactaataggtatctatctatacaaagtcacaaacaaactgcgcgacgttgtattgccgaccgccgccggtgccgaggaaaataattgctatctctctctaacctaagccgcgcggcgtggttaataggtattttcaaaatattgaaactttaggtcctttcgctagacgctactttttctttagttcgtgttcggcggtctgttgacaaacaaaccaaaattcaaaaacctttgtgtatgttctatgttatgttagtagtgattttctgtaacgaatactcatacaattgtgtcgtttgtattgtgtgtgtttgtgtgtgttgactgagaagtcttgaaatgcttagatcaaatcaattcagtactcatgaatattgtacctactatgaagacagaacgtctcgtaaacgagaaacaacctgaagtaagttaattacctgtacctagttaaaaacttgtaaagtataaaaaataggtattagataggtaagtgtagccagccgatttgctgtcgatgcgtacgtacctactcgtacgtacacagtagattgcggagcgttgttatcgcattgttaGCTGTatattgcgtgctcaaaattttcaaaatctgaattttctcatttcccacgtaattgttatttaaaatatcgttgtggaaactaaatttaacctcttcacgcagttttcggtatcatgtcccttacacccagtatgtacgtggatacgtgcacacttttttgaagtataagcaaatcttggacgttagtacgtccccaaaagattaaagaaagagacggccgcgtggcgcagtgggtagtgaccctgctttttgcaaccacggctgtgggttcgattcccacaactggaaaatatttgtgtgatgagcatgagtgtatataagtatttatatgtagtatataattgtatattaatactataatatcaactatcttagcacccataacacaagctactctgtatgcttactttggggctagaaagtgatgtgtattgtttaagtatatttataataataataaaaaaagattaccccatttcttaaccacgcgtacccataggcataaaccgtgcaccgttcaccatttgtgacacgtgatatttaatttcttaaaatgcacacaaccgacaaacgttactatacgttcccttttaagataacgtagtatagtaacggatgttttagtttaggtatttcagttataacgatacctacttgatatcgttccgatgcccgccgttaacttctcaaccctactgattgtctttgattcatagtcggccattattgttgtgtaaaaaagtcatctaagtaaatttcgagtatatATGGGAAACTGAAATAGACAATTagaccacagattaataaaGCGAAAAGGCCACAGATCTGAGTTACACTTACAGACATAGATTTACAACTATATCGTCTTACAttctcaaaagggctagaactcagATTTATAAAGCCAGAttctagaaaaaatattatctgtTTTATTTGATTCTGTGAATCTGTGGTCAATAATTATTTGCAATTTTTGAGAGACTGCGCTTCAGCGCTTCATAGTTCTAATTAAACTTTTTGTGATATTGATTTGAAATAATATCCTAGAAGAAAGAAATTACTTCAAGATGGTTCTTGAAAGTACAATGATTTGTGTAGACAACAGTGATTATATGAGAAATGGGGATTTCCTTCCTACAAGGCTGCAGGCTCAGCAAGATGCAGTAAATTTGGTATGTCATTCTAAAACACGGTCAAATCCTGAGAATAATGTTGGTTTACTAACTTTGGCGAATGTGGAGGTGTTAGCAACATTAACCAGCGATGTCGGTCGAATACTGTCCAAGCTACACAGAATCCAGCCAAATGGAGATATAAACATATTGACCGGAATAAGAATCGCGCACTTGGCTCTGAAACATCGTCAGGGGAAGAATCACAAAATGAGAATTGTAGTATTCGTTGGTTCGCCGATGAATACAGACGAGAAGGAGCTCGTCAAACTTGCTAAAAGGCTGAAAAAGGAGAAGGTGAATTGCGATGTCGTCTCGTTCGGTGAAGACTCCGAGAATAATCCTCTGCTAACGTCTTTCGTAAACACGCTGAATGGCAAAGATAACACAAGCGGTGGCAGCCATCTCGTGTCTGTTCCGGCTGGCGGCTGCGTTGTTTTGTCCGAAGCCTTGATATCCAGCCCAGTCATCGGAGGCGACGGTGCTGGCCCATCTGGGTCCGGCTTGTCGCCGTTTGAATTTGGCGTTGATCCTAATGAGGATCCCGAACTCGCTCTCGCTCTACGAGTGTCTATGGAGGAACAAAGGCAGCGTCAAGAAGAGGAGTCTCGTCGCCAGCAGACCACTGGTGAGGCCGAGCCTGGTAAAACTGCAGAAACTCCGAATACTGGCATGGAGAGAGCTTTAGCTATGTCACTGGGCCGGGAAGCAATGGAGCTGTCTGAAGAGGAACAGATAGCTCTGGCTATGCAGATGAGCATGCAACAAGATACGCCGCAAGCTGAAGAGAGTATGGATGTGTCAGAGGAATATGCCGAAGTCATGAATGACCCAGCCTTCCTTCAGAGTGTTTTGGAAAACCTCCCTGGTGTGGATCCGCAGAGCGAGGCCATCCGCAATGCCATGTCCACCATTAAGAAGGACAAAGACGAGAAAGATGATAGGGACCAGAAAGACAAGGATAAGGATGGAAAAGGCTCAGGCTCATCTAAAGAAAATTGAAGAtaagttttcaattttattatttatgtttaaatgcTCGTAAATTCTGtatgttatataaaacatttactGTCAATAAATTCATATGAGAAATATTGTTCTGTTCACATGTTATTTTATCTCCATGATATCCAATTCAGGCCCTCTATTCTTTCATATTCTGCAATAAAACGCAAAACaatcacatttaaaaaaatatatttaattttcaaaactcAGAACACAAtccattatataaaatttttacatACTTGAGTCATTCCAAAATTTTTTGGTCTTGAATTTTTTCATAGATTCCATTAATTGACTTCTCCTTTTACTCTCACTCAATGGATTTGGTTTAGACACTGCCTGGACCTGCTGAGCTTCTAAAACCattaaaattgtatacataTATGGTATTCTAAGCCAAAATCAATGTGAAttgtttatcaacaaatttcatacttaatttatttaaaattatttattgttcagTACTTCAACAATCATTAGTTATTACTTAAAtaagcctgtgttatgggttgCCAGCCACTTGTATGAATCAAATCCAATGtggtggatgcagaaagcagggtcactacccactatGCCACTGTTTTCTTAAAATGATACAATATATACATTCaaactatatttaattgttataagcttattaatcaattttattgtCATTACAAAGTTAGTAGGTTTTAGAGTTTATTGAGAACAGACAGAAAAATGCTGCCGCTaacttttattgttataatattacatatagGACTTGCTTACAACTCATTGGATGTCTACCCTCATGTATTGTTGTTGTATACCTTGAGATTGTTGAGTATTcacatttttgtttgtattgtttaaCAGCAAAAATGAACTCTTTATGTCTTCTAATTGTGGCTTGAAACTTTTGTTACTCTTAATAATTGCTGTAACAACATTAATTATGGAGAAAACATACTTTACATTATTATGATTCCAGAAGTAttgttattatgatttttagaagtaatcttttttttagtaAGCTCATACCTgcaaccagtggcgtagctaggtaaccaagggccctggccCCTGGTGCAAATTGGAAAAATGGGGCCCTACTACTATTTAAACTGGCTAGGTTTTATCAAGTACAtgcattaattttatatacaaatacataaaaatgctaAGCTACTTTATTATCAGCTCTTTTCGTTTTCAATTTTCGAAGTTTCGAAGTTAAGTtcgatcgcgattttctggtaagggtTCGAAGGCGCTTGAGCTTGGGGCCCCGTGGCAATGCACTGCCTTGCTCCTGGGTAGCTACGCCATTGGCCGTGACTTTGTCTctgtaaaattaagttttccaGAAATCCATGTCTATTTCAAATCTCAGCCAAATCCATTTAGTAGTTTTCGCGTGAaacagtaacaaatattcataccatCCATAACAAACATCACAGCCATCAGCTTTGCACAAAACTCGCGGGAATCATTAATCCAAATTCGGATCAGTTAGTCGTCGTagcgacgtgaaagagtaacaaacattcgtaaCCACCAGTTTTTCGTAAAGCTTGCAAAACTATGTATTTTCTCGGGATGAAAGTAGCTGTATCTGTTAATCCAGGATATtgtctatcttcgttttaaatttcagccaaatcgattcagtagttgcgacgttaaagagtaactatttttataaactgCTAAAActggtagcctatgtgttaatccaatcCAAGCTATAATCTAACTCACACCTAATTCATCTTAGTAGTCGCGATTTGAGAGAGTAACGAACATTTATACCAACATTACCATCACTTTTTCGCGATTTAAAGTagccaaacatccatacaaactttcgcgtttaaaatattagtaagagTAGGATAGgattcaattataataaaataatttaaacatacattttctattgttgCATGGAGAAGGCATTTTATTTGATCTGCAACAATTGTCAGGCTTCTTAAGCGACCTATTTAAACTGCCAGGATAATGTGTTGGCGTTGGCTTTGGAATGGCTGAAACAATCACAGCTTTACAAAcataattgtataaaattaaaacaggaCTTCAATCTTGAAAGTTCAGAAATACTGAAATAGAAAAACAGCTGAATCCTTAGTTTTTTGTTTCGTGTTGCATGATCATGACTAATCGTACggaatccatactaatattaaaaacatacgaAAGTAAGTCTATCTATATACCTGTCTGTCTTACCATTTAATTGTTCAACTGCTaaactgatttggatgaaatttggtatatagATAAATTGGATCTTAGAGCAGAAGATAAGGCACTCTATATCCTGAGTAAATCTACGGTTCCCGtggtatttgtaatttttattttgaagaaattaaataattatgtaataggtGCAATCCAAAATAAAGGCAAAGTTTGTGATGTGGTACGGGGTAATGTCTGGAttcacttaaccgattttgaataatCTTTTGCAAATAGAAACCCACATTATTGGCAATCAATTTTGTCGgcaatttttctaaaaaaatgtattttattatatgccATCAGACCTACCTGATTATGAACGTATACTTAAACCTTAAACCAGTCTATGCTACCTGAATTCCAACTTTTAACATCTCTGCAATAAGCTGTAGTTGCTGTTACCGGTGTCGTGAGACTTCTCATTTCTGGAAATGTAAGCTTTGTTCTAATTTTCGatattaggtaaataaattgCCACATAACCGAGGCTGATTAATTAGGTACCTTGAGGACTTTTTTCTACCAGTCTCCTTTGTGGACTCATTTGTTTTTGAGGTGGTTGCGGTCTTATTGCTAAGTAACAAAAGAAAACTATTAACaaggtaattattaaaatgaacagtTTTGCAATTTGCCTTTAAGGCCTGACAATGTGTCGCGCGATGCTTGTACTTTTTCCTTTACTTACAGGTCAACAAAGTCTCATTTCAACTCCCAAAAGTGGAGTAACATTGCACCACATAGTTTCATCAGGTTTTATTGTGTATCAGACTTTCAAGTAGTAGTAAGAACTTTTTGCCATGAAGTTCGCCCGGGAAATTATTATCCCCATTCTTATTTCAGTCACAAAGCTGCATGACTCCATTAGTCATAAGGCTTAATACCTCTGGTTTATAGGACCAGTGCAGCAGTTTAGACGAGAATGATGTGATCCTTGTATGAGTGTTACAATATAATTACAAGATTAGAAAAACAAATAGCAactattgtaaaaaatgttttcagtcAATGCTTGTTAGattcaaataaatcaaatgtGTGTGTTTATAACCTTATTCCTAACACACCTATGatcttgtattttatttaaaatttgagttatttcttgaaaataatcaagttggtccttcgagccgaaCTGTGGACCTATACATATGATATTATATcgttttgtgatatttaatgcaAGTACTTCGTATCGTTAGTGTACAATTATATCTTCTTACATTTGGAGACGGGAACGCTTCTCAAGTTCAAAATTGTTCCATCTGTTTTTGTATCGAAACCGGCGACAATGCCGCGAGCATTATCTCTAGACCCGGATGCGGCCCTAGTAGCTGTCCAGAATAAACAACCAACTGCGATTATTGTAATTAGCAATTGCCACTGCAAATACGAGAGGCATGTGGCACATTGGTAGATCCTCCAAAACATTAAGTGGTAGAGGGCACTGGTCGCAAAGTCTAGAATGGGGACGATAACTGAAACGAAATTTAGACATTGTGCATAACAAACTTAACTTGCGATGTTTTAACTCTGCggataataattcaaaaatattgatCCGTGACATGATGCACGGAAGGCTAATAAAATATACGTTTAAATTCGCGAAGACTGTGTTCAGATATGAGTccaattaataaacaaaaatagtcCATATTGAATACTCCTTACTTAATTGTGACGGTATTGACGTTTACATAAtatctgaaaaataatttattgcgaAGAAAAATGGGACATGTATCGAGAATATCAGGCACTGATTCGAGCAGGCAAGTAGTACCTATACAGTCACCTAAGGGGTGGTTGTGGGTCTGCTAAATACCAACTAACTGCATAAGACTTTTTTGATGGTCGCGCAAGCATTAGTAGGTATCACGGTAATGAACTGTTGACACGGAAGTAACTGCTACGTTTACAACACCGACGCAACGTCGCCTGTCTATCGGTCTTTATTACCGGATATACTTACCCCATCCCCATTTTACCATAGAACAGGAAGTCTCGAGACGCCGTGAAAATGGCATTTCTTTGTTGACGTCCAGTCTacccgcacgaaacgttttgcgtcaacgttctACCTAATTAGaactgctaagatgtggaaCGCCTTGCGGTATCTGTTTTTCATGtcacgtaggtacctacattgcgtgcaccttcaaggcaggACTGAATAGACGCGCGCTTTATCTTAGACCTCATTATTgcttccatcaggcatgattttAGTCAAGCGTAAGCGcaacaaaaaaagcaaaatgcAAGGCAATACTCACGTAGTTTAGGTCTGCTGTCTTCTCTACTGCACTTACTAGCCGTGTTGGGAGATGTAGTATGTTGCTGTTTtgcttaaaaaatgtaaaatatttattaacgaCTACTTAACCAacgcccgcgtagttcccgttcccatgagaataaagataaaatatagcctataacagtcacaaataacgtagctttctagtggtaaaataatttttaaaatcggttcagtatcagtagttcccgagattaactcctttaatactcgtatacatgaaaatatttttagtggaATATTTCACTATGGTAatctactatattattattctgaCGGTAGCAGTATCAGTCACGTCAAAATCGCCCGCAGGCCGTAAGGCCTCCTGAGCCGTGAGGCCCCATGCAGTGCGAGGCCGTGGGCGCGGGCACTTTTCGCCCAcgcctagctacgccactgtcttATCTagtaattaaacaataattctataacactgaatttttatcattttatctCCCTAAGATgatttaataggtaggtagatactagatagatttataatttatgaaataatgtTACTTTATTTACCTGTCCAAGTTGTAATAATGGGTGACTGAAATTTCCTTGCAGGTGAAGGTGAGTTTCGTACTACTGCAACTTTTaggataaaaaaacaattatagcttggcaagttcgttgatgacactcccatgatatgcgggcgacgggggaaagacgaagggtgtgaaatcgtgcgtgcggggaagtgaggtgcattagtCGTGGTTTTtgattcatcgctacacgccctccggcccgcgcggcccatcgggagtgtaacgaacgaacttgccaagctatcgTCACATTCAGGCATAGGTAGTAGTGATGTGCCAGATATCCGTATCAGTGCAGTCCGTTATGTTTTAACGGATTTTCTTTTTAACCAAACACAAAGATTATTGCCTAGTGTGACACTTACGTTTTTTCATTAATACTTTAGCTAATGAACAAGTATaaacgttttattaatttattttttttaattatccggTACATCACTACCATGTacttataggtaggtaagtagataTATCATTGATATTAAGCTCTGATTTAGTAACTTAGTCTAGAATAGGACTAGGTATTCACACTGAACATGAATATATCGCAGGCTATAAAAAGCACTACAGCATGATTTCTATTTTGCACAAATGATGCATTAAAATCACATTTTTCAATGCAAACGATCCCAAggttgttataaaaaataaaatacctgagCTTTTTGAACGTTCCCCACTTCTAACGGGCGTTCGTTTATTAAGTGGATTCGCTTTACCGTGACCAGTGTCTGAAGAACCTAGGTCAGAAAGGTATCTATTTAAACGATACTTGCTTCAATTCAAATCTATCCATCCATCGGTCACTCTTCTGAACACTCCCGTTTATTAACTACAAACGACACGCACCAGCTCCGCACAGTTGCTATTTAGAtactaatctatctatacttataataaatctgtagagaggtcaattctgtacatgaaatatatatccaaaataactatcagggggtgattagtggtcgatactgatgccaaaaatgcaatcagtaaaatttttgtctgtctgtctgtctgtatgttctttatagaaacaaaaactactcgacagattttaacaaatcttggtacaattattcttcatacttctgggcaggttaaagtatactttttatcacgctaccgtcaataggagcagagcagtgaaaggaaatgttgagaaaacgggagaagttactccatttttaagcttccgtcgccgtcgcatggtccctaccataggggtacagtaaggatagggtagggttagggtagtggtagggtaaggatagggtagtggtaggggtagggtagtagtagggtttcacgcagacgaagtcgcgggcgtccgctagtgtctaATATTATGACTACGCCTCCGCTCCGTTTTTTAAATCTCTGATACattttttgtatgtgtgtgtatacttgtatacatataaaactttCTCTTCCATCGGTCtatctattgctgaaaactgCATTTATATCCGTTGAACAGTTCAAAAGATCTATGCGAACATAGAACGGAAGCAGAATCTTCTCTTAGAATGTTACCAATCAAAGCCCCCTCTAAAGAAACCCAATGTGAAGACTGGTTATGACAATAGTCATATATCATAGgtatattacctacctataaaaagATACTTCATGACTCAGCAAACACAATAGATTTATGACAAAAATTCACAAACCTATAGAAGCAGCAAGTGGACGTTTTAGGCCgccttttgaatttttattgttgACAAGAACGTGGGCGGTCACGTCGGGAAGACATTTTGCAGTAGTTGAATTTAGTGTTTTGGAGCGAgctgaaaatttattaatatgagTTGGTAggtaaaaaagtaaaactttgCAGTTAGCTATACGTGCTAACACAACATCGTGTGTAATGATACTTAACGCATAGACAAATGGAAAGTATAGGtggtatttcatttaaaataactaCATTTCTCTACATCATTACATCTACAAAGGGGCATGCATATCGGCACCCTTGCGAGCTGAAAAGTTTTTGAacactagcagaacctcgcggtttcacccgcgtagttcccattcccgtataTTGGggcaaaatatagcctatgttactcgatGATAACGCAGCTTTATATTAGTTAcggaatttttttaatcggtctagtagtttttaagcttatacattacatacaaaaatacaaatctttcctctataatattagtgtagaagtGTTGATGTAAGCTACAATGATAATGTCGAAGTAGATAAAAGTATTTACTGTCAACGACACAACTTCTAGTCGGCAATGAGTTTGTCCTCTGCGTAAGCCGCTTCCCAAGATCTGATGATTCGCTTGATGAACGAGCTGGAGAGagtaatattttaactattttagataaaatatattctgcaTAACTTTAAGGCATTTcacaaataattatatagtaTGAAGCTTTATAGTCAACGGAA
This genomic window contains:
- the LOC112049546 gene encoding 26S proteasome non-ATPase regulatory subunit 4, which translates into the protein MVLESTMICVDNSDYMRNGDFLPTRLQAQQDAVNLVCHSKTRSNPENNVGLLTLANVEVLATLTSDVGRILSKLHRIQPNGDINILTGIRIAHLALKHRQGKNHKMRIVVFVGSPMNTDEKELVKLAKRLKKEKVNCDVVSFGEDSENNPLLTSFVNTLNGKDNTSGGSHLVSVPAGGCVVLSEALISSPVIGGDGAGPSGSGLSPFEFGVDPNEDPELALALRVSMEEQRQRQEEESRRQQTTGEAEPGKTAETPNTGMERALAMSLGREAMELSEEEQIALAMQMSMQQDTPQAEESMDVSEEYAEVMNDPAFLQSVLENLPGVDPQSEAIRNAMSTIKKDKDEKDDRDQKDKDKDGKGSGSSKEN
- the LOC112049541 gene encoding uncharacterized protein LOC112049541 isoform X3 yields the protein MSPQRRLVEKSPQEMRSLTTPVTATTAYCRDVKSWNSAIPKPTPTHYPGSLNRSLKKPDNCCRSNKMPSPCNNRKSIIKSNKSFKPQLEDIKSSFLLLNNTNKNVNTQQSQEAQQVQAVSKPNPLSESKRRSQLMESMKKFKTKKFWNDSKYERIEGLNWISWR
- the LOC112049541 gene encoding uncharacterized protein LOC112049541 isoform X2, with translation MFWRIYQCATCLSYLQWQLLITIIAVGCLFWTATRAASGSRDNARGIVAGFDTKTDGTILNLRSVPVSKSIRPQPPQKQMSPQRRLVEKSPQEMRSLTTPVTATTAYCRDVKSWNSAIPKPTPTHYPGSLNRSLKKPDNCCRSNKMPSPCNNRKSIIKSNKSFKPQLEDIKSSFLLLNNTNKNVNTQQSQGIQQQYMRVDIQ
- the LOC112049541 gene encoding uncharacterized protein LOC112049541 isoform X1, whose amino-acid sequence is MFWRIYQCATCLSYLQWQLLITIIAVGCLFWTATRAASGSRDNARGIVAGFDTKTDGTILNLRSVPVSKSIRPQPPQKQMSPQRRLVEKSPQEMRSLTTPVTATTAYCRDVKSWNSAIPKPTPTHYPGSLNRSLKKPDNCCRSNKMPSPCNNRKSIIKSNKSFKPQLEDIKSSFLLLNNTNKNVNTQQSQEAQQVQAVSKPNPLSESKRRSQLMESMKKFKTKKFWNDSKYERIEGLNWISWR